One Oryza sativa Japonica Group chromosome 8, ASM3414082v1 DNA window includes the following coding sequences:
- the LOC9266922 gene encoding carotenoid 9,10(9',10')-cleavage dioxygenase 1 isoform X1 — translation MVAAASPSMYGGTLQPWLCRRSSTTGTPRPSITRPNATDHFTKCITSNPHFKEFQQQLTTKLGEASAAVTMASSLLLDAFVDSTFTFSHQSLRPTESNFAPVDEIGGRTEIWRIEGTISDDFPEGVYIRNGSNPLFGALHKVNSIFGQSEDIWVEGEGMLHALYFTKSREGNTWSVSYNNRYVQSDTFNTERDRQRPCFLSAIKGDPLAIIAASILNMLRFGKVFRNMSNTGVFEHAERVFSVAENDIPYEIDLDNLGTLCSWVVDGQWNMPFTAHPKVAPGSGELVIYGFNIVKPFLTIGVVSEDGKKLERKVDLKLERCTYCHEIGVTKMYNIIMDMPLTVDLTRILRGAPLIDFETESYARIGVMPRHGDADSVIWFDVEPFCTLHLINCFEEDHEVVIRGFRVPGSIITGITLEHTANEEPANQGPSEKSFPRLYEWRLNMKSRAVTGKYLTGTDVALEFPVINNKYAGLHHKYAYAQVIDVQGSLEGGCGTVRPKFGGFAKLHLQDNNKFGGDLINVEYHHLGKNQFCSGATFVPKVNGANEDDGWIISFVHDEEINTSQAHVIDAQRFENGPIAKITLPQRVPYGFHGTFIPRTTYKKT, via the exons ATGGTGGCCGCAGCATCTCCATCCATGTATGGCGGCACTCTCCAACCATGGTTGTGCAGAAGGAGCAGCACTACTGGAACACCAAGACCATCAATCACAAGGCCTAATGCGACTGATCATTTCACCAAATGTATCACATCCAAT CCACATTTCAAGGAGTTTCAGCAGCAGCTTACCACCAAACTTGGGGAGGCATCTGCGGCAGTAACCATGGCTTCCAGTCTATTGCTGGATGCGTTTGTGGACTCCACCTTCACATTCAGTCACCAATCTTTGCGTCCCACCGag AGCAATTTCGCACCAGTTGATGAAATCGGTGGAAGAACAGAGATATGGAGGATAGAAGGGACGATCTCAGATGATTTTCCTGAGGGTGTTTATATCAGAAATG GTTCCAACCCTCTCTTTGGAGCCTTGCACAAGGTGAACTCAATCTTCGGCCAGTCTGAAGACATCTGGGTCGAGGGAGAAGGCATGCTGCATGCCCTCTACTTCACCAAGAGCAGAGAAGGAAACACTTGGTCAGTCTCATACAACAACCGCTACGTGCAATCTGACACTTTTAATACTGAAAGGGATCGTCAGAGACCATGCTTCCTCTCAGCAATCAAGGGTGACCCTCTTGCCATAATCGCAGCCAGCATTTTGAACATG CTGAGGTTTGGCAAGGTGTTTAGAAACATGAGTAATACCGGTGTGTTTGAGCACGCCGAGAGGGTTTTCTCAGTGGCAGAGAATGACATTCCCTACGAGATTGACTTGGACAATCTTGGCACACTGTGTAGCTGGGTCGTCGATGGTCAGTGGAACATGCCATTCACAGCACACCCCAAG GTAGCCCCAGGGTCAGGAGAGTTAGTCATATATGGGTTTAACATTGTGAAGCCCTTCCTAACTATTGGAGTTGTCTCAG AGGATGGAAAGAAACTTGAACGGAAGGTTGATCTCAAGCTAGAAAGATGTACATATTGCCATGAAATTGGGGTCACTAAAAT GTACAATATTATCATGGATATGCCTCTTACAGTGGACCTTACTAGGATTCTAAGAGGAGCTCC GTTGATTGATTTTGAAACAGAAAGTTATGCAAGAATTGGAGTCATGCCCCGTCATGGAGATGCAGATTCAGTAATATGGTTCGATGTAGAACCATTTTGCACATTGCATCTCATCAATTGCTTTGAGGAAGATCATGAG gtTGTCATCAGAGGATTTCGAGTGCCGGGTTCCATAATTACTGGCATAACACTTGAGCACACGGCTAATGAAGAGCCAGCTAATCAAGGACCCAGTGAGAAATCTTTTCCTCGCTTATATGAGTGGAGATTAAACATGAAAAGCAGGGCTGTCACAGGTAAATACTTAACTGGGACAGATGTTGCTCTGGAATTCCCAGTGATCAATAACAAATATGCTGGCCTGCATCACAAGTATGCATATGCACAAGTGATTGATGTCCAAGGGAGCCTGGAAGGTGGCTGTGGAACAG TGCGACCAAAATTTGGAGGTTTCGCAAAACTACATCTTCAAGATAACAACaag TTTGGTGGAGATCTAATAAATGTGGAGTATCATCATCTTGGTAAAAATCAGTTTTGCTCGGGAGCAACTTTTGTTCCAAAGGTCAATGGAGCAAATGAAGATGATGGATGGATAATTTCCTTTGTACATGACGAGGAAATAAACACTTCACAG GCACATGTCATTGATGCTCAGAGATTTGAAAATGGACCAATTGCTAAGATAACATTGCCACAAAGAGTACCCTATGGCTTTCATGGCACATTCATCCCAAGAACTACATACAAGAAGACATGA
- the LOC9266922 gene encoding carotenoid 9,10(9',10')-cleavage dioxygenase 1 isoform X2 — MVAAASPSMYGGTLQPWLCRRSSTTGTPRPSITRPNATDHFTKCITSNPHFKEFQQQLTTKLGEASAAVTMASSLLLDAFVDSTFTFSHQSLRPTESNFAPVDEIGGRTEIWRIEGTISDDFPEGVYIRNGSNPLFGALHKVNSIFGQSEDIWVEGEGMLHALYFTKSREGNTWSVSYNNRYVQSDTFNTERDRQRPCFLSAIKGDPLAIIAASILNMLRFGKVFRNMSNTGVFEHAERVFSVAENDIPYEIDLDNLGTLCSWVVDGQWNMPFTAHPKVAPGSGELVIYGFNIVKPFLTIGVVSEDGKKLERKVDLKLERCTYCHEIGVTKMYNIIMDMPLTVDLTRILRGAPLIDFETESYARIGVMPRHGDADSVIWFDVEPFCTLHLINCFEEDHEVVIRGFRVPGSIITGITLEHTANEEPANQGPSEKSFPRLYEWRLNMKSRAVTGKYLTGTDVALEFPVINNKYAGLHHKYAYAQVIDVQGSLEGGCGTVRPKFGGFAKLHLQDNNKFCSGATFVPKVNGANEDDGWIISFVHDEEINTSQAHVIDAQRFENGPIAKITLPQRVPYGFHGTFIPRTTYKKT, encoded by the exons ATGGTGGCCGCAGCATCTCCATCCATGTATGGCGGCACTCTCCAACCATGGTTGTGCAGAAGGAGCAGCACTACTGGAACACCAAGACCATCAATCACAAGGCCTAATGCGACTGATCATTTCACCAAATGTATCACATCCAAT CCACATTTCAAGGAGTTTCAGCAGCAGCTTACCACCAAACTTGGGGAGGCATCTGCGGCAGTAACCATGGCTTCCAGTCTATTGCTGGATGCGTTTGTGGACTCCACCTTCACATTCAGTCACCAATCTTTGCGTCCCACCGag AGCAATTTCGCACCAGTTGATGAAATCGGTGGAAGAACAGAGATATGGAGGATAGAAGGGACGATCTCAGATGATTTTCCTGAGGGTGTTTATATCAGAAATG GTTCCAACCCTCTCTTTGGAGCCTTGCACAAGGTGAACTCAATCTTCGGCCAGTCTGAAGACATCTGGGTCGAGGGAGAAGGCATGCTGCATGCCCTCTACTTCACCAAGAGCAGAGAAGGAAACACTTGGTCAGTCTCATACAACAACCGCTACGTGCAATCTGACACTTTTAATACTGAAAGGGATCGTCAGAGACCATGCTTCCTCTCAGCAATCAAGGGTGACCCTCTTGCCATAATCGCAGCCAGCATTTTGAACATG CTGAGGTTTGGCAAGGTGTTTAGAAACATGAGTAATACCGGTGTGTTTGAGCACGCCGAGAGGGTTTTCTCAGTGGCAGAGAATGACATTCCCTACGAGATTGACTTGGACAATCTTGGCACACTGTGTAGCTGGGTCGTCGATGGTCAGTGGAACATGCCATTCACAGCACACCCCAAG GTAGCCCCAGGGTCAGGAGAGTTAGTCATATATGGGTTTAACATTGTGAAGCCCTTCCTAACTATTGGAGTTGTCTCAG AGGATGGAAAGAAACTTGAACGGAAGGTTGATCTCAAGCTAGAAAGATGTACATATTGCCATGAAATTGGGGTCACTAAAAT GTACAATATTATCATGGATATGCCTCTTACAGTGGACCTTACTAGGATTCTAAGAGGAGCTCC GTTGATTGATTTTGAAACAGAAAGTTATGCAAGAATTGGAGTCATGCCCCGTCATGGAGATGCAGATTCAGTAATATGGTTCGATGTAGAACCATTTTGCACATTGCATCTCATCAATTGCTTTGAGGAAGATCATGAG gtTGTCATCAGAGGATTTCGAGTGCCGGGTTCCATAATTACTGGCATAACACTTGAGCACACGGCTAATGAAGAGCCAGCTAATCAAGGACCCAGTGAGAAATCTTTTCCTCGCTTATATGAGTGGAGATTAAACATGAAAAGCAGGGCTGTCACAGGTAAATACTTAACTGGGACAGATGTTGCTCTGGAATTCCCAGTGATCAATAACAAATATGCTGGCCTGCATCACAAGTATGCATATGCACAAGTGATTGATGTCCAAGGGAGCCTGGAAGGTGGCTGTGGAACAG TGCGACCAAAATTTGGAGGTTTCGCAAAACTACATCTTCAAGATAACAACaag TTTTGCTCGGGAGCAACTTTTGTTCCAAAGGTCAATGGAGCAAATGAAGATGATGGATGGATAATTTCCTTTGTACATGACGAGGAAATAAACACTTCACAG GCACATGTCATTGATGCTCAGAGATTTGAAAATGGACCAATTGCTAAGATAACATTGCCACAAAGAGTACCCTATGGCTTTCATGGCACATTCATCCCAAGAACTACATACAAGAAGACATGA